In the genome of Polynucleobacter sp. TSB-Sco08W16, the window CCATCTTTTGGTAGATTAAGGCTTTAATGCATCAGCAATTTGCTCTGCGGTAATAGAGCCCCAAATTTCTACTCGTTTCTTACGACTGTTTTGACCCGAAAGAAATTGAATTTGCTTTTGAGGTACCTTCAGTTGCTTGGACAACCAGGCCAATAAGAGCTCATTGGCTTTGTTTTCAAGGGCCGGAGCCTGCAAAGAAATTTTCAGGCAGCCATCATGCAAGCCAACCACTTTAGTCTGTTTTGCGCCCGGTTGGCAGTGCAAATGAAGGGCAATTCCAGTAGGGGTTTGTTTTAACCAAATCGGCGTCATTAAAGTACTTTAAACTCAAAGCATGCCATACAAAAATTCTCAAGCTCTTGATCACCTGTTTGCCAGTAATCGCCAATGGGCCGAGGGCATGGTTGCCAAAGATCCAGATTTCTTCAAGCGCCTAGTAAACCAACAGGCTCCGGGATACCTTTGGATTGGTTGCGCGGATAGCCGTGTTCCAGCAAATGAAATTGTGGATCTTTTACCTGGTGAACTTTTTGTTCATCGTAATGTGGCGAACGTTGTAGTTCATACCGACCTCAATTGCCTATCGGTCATTCAATTTGCGATTGACCTTTTAAAGGTTAAACATATTTTGGTAGTTGGTCACTATGGATGCGCCGGTGTTCATGCTGCGCTCAGCGATAGGCGCGTTGGTCTTGCTGACAATTGGTTGCGCCATGTAAAAGACGTTCATCAAAAACACGAGCGCTATCTCGGCGAAGTATTGCCTACCGCCAAACGTCAAGATCGCTTATGCGAACTCAATGTCATAGAACAAGTTGTGAATGTTTGCGAAACAACCATTGTTCAGGATGCATGGGCGCGCGGACAAGATCTCACAGTGCATGGCTGGGCTTATCGCCTAGATACTGGCCTTGTAAATGACTTGGGAATGTCAAGTAGCTCCACCGAAGAGATGCTAGAGCGCTACGCCAAATCGATTAAACGCTACGAATCAGAGTAAGGCGCGTTTGTTCAAGTCCTTAGCAAATTACGCGGGGGTTGCATTTCTAAAGCTCCTATCCCTCTTGCCCTATCAGCTCTTAGTGTCTATCGGCTATGGACTAGGCTATATCGCAGCCAGAATACCTGGGGATAGAAATCGCGTTGTTAAAACTAATCTCCGTTTGTGCTTTCCCAATTTGAGCACAACGGAAATTGATGTGCTCAGCAAAAAACATTGGCGCTTGTTGGGTCGTAGCCTTGTAGAAAAAAGCATCATTTGGTTGGGAAGTGAAAAACAATTAAGCAAAATGATTGAAGTGAAGTCTGCAGTAGATCTCTCAAGTCGCCAGCCACGCATTTTGGTCAACATGCATTTCACAGGAATTGAAGGCAGCATCATTCTGAGCGCGCTAGCCAAACGCATGGACTGGCCACGTACCTCTGGATTTTTTCAAAGAATGAAGAGTCCATTTTTCAATAAAAAAATAGTTGATTGGCGCAATCGCTTCGGCGGTAATTCGATCGACCGTCAAGGCAATACCAAAGCTATCATTCGCGAAATTCGCAACGGGGACTTCATCATCATTGCACCGGATATTGACTTGGGTCTTAAGGACTCTGAATTTGTACCCTTCTTTGAGATTCAAACAAACACGATTACTACCATCTCTCGCTTAGCAAAAATTACCGGGGCGGATGTATGCATGATGATCACCACACTCAAGGATGATGAATCAGGGTATCTCTGTGAGATCAGCGCCCCTTTAGAGGATTTCCCAAGCGCAGATCCAAAGGCAGATACCGCTCGACTAAATCAATATTTTGAAAAAGAGATCCGACTTCGACCCGCCGAATATTATTGGGTTCATAAGCGTTTCAAAAATCGCCCCAATCACGAGGCCAGCCCCTATAGCCCTTCTGCGTAAAGGACTTTTGTCCTATCATTAGAGAATGACGGAACGTATTGGGCTATTTGCCGATCTTCACAGTAATTTAGAGGCTTTTGAAGCCTGCATGGCCAAAGCTCAAGAGCTTGGCGTAACTCGCATGGTTTTCTTGGGGGATCTAGTTGGCTATAACGCTGATCCGGCAGCAATCATTGATCGCATTAGCGACCTAGTAGAGTCCAAGAAAGCAATAGCCATTCTCGGCAATCACGATGAAGCCGTATTCAAGGATTGTCAAAACCAAATGAATGCTAGCGCTAATGCCGCGATTCAATGGACTAAAAGCCAGTTAAATGAAGGTCATGTTCAGTTCTTAAAAAATCTGCCATTGATAGTAAATGAAGAGAAATTCTGCTTTGTTCATGCTTCTGCTCACAATCCTGCAGAGTGGAACTATGTGACCGATAGCATGAGTGCATGGCGTTGTGCGCAAAGCTCAGGCAAAAGCTATACCTTTGTGGGTCACGCGCATGAGCAGGCACTCTTTTATCAAAGCGCTGTGGGCAAACTGATTCGTTTTGCCCCTCATCCAGGAGATGAGATTCCCGTCCTACAACATCGTCAGTGGGTTGGCGTTGTTGGCTCCTTAGGTCAACCTAGAGATGGAAATCCAGAGGCATGTTTTGCTGTCTTTGAACCTGAGTCTGAGCTTATTACTTTTCACCGCGCACCCTATGACCATTTTGCAGCAGCCGATAAGGTTCGTCAGGCTGGCTTGCCAGAGGATTTGGCCAATCGATTAATTACCGGCAAGTAATTTAACAATGCCGATCAAAACTGATATACAAGCAGTTGACGACATCTTCCAAGAAGGCAAAGTAGTAGATGGCTTTGTGCTCGGCAAAGAAGTACACCGTGGCGGCATGGCTAGCCTCTTTTCAGCCACTAAAGAAGGTATTGATATACCAATCCTACTCAAGATACCTAGAGTCGGCAGGGATCAACCTGTAGAAAGCTTAATTGGTTTTGAGACAGAACTTACCATTCTGCGATCGTTAAAAAGCCCTTATGTGCCAAAGTATTTGGGCTCCGGAAACATGGCGACACGGCCCTATATTGCCATGGAGCGCGTCGAAGGCAGGCCTCTTGAAGACCTTATTAAAGAGGACAAAGAGTTTACGGTAGACGAAGTAGTGCGTATTGGTGCAGACCTTGCGCAAGCAGTGCAATCGCTCCATGCGCAAGATGCCATTCATTTGGATATCAAACCAGAAAATATTCTGATTGATGACAAAGGAAAATTAATCATCATTGATTTTGGTCTGTCGCACCATGACCGCTATCCTGATTTGCTTGCAGAAGAGATGCGCAAGGGCGTTGGATCTGCACCGTATATTTCGCCTGAACAAGTAGCCGGTATTCGTACTGATTCACGCAGCGATATTTATTCAATCGGTGCGATCATGTACGAGCTGCTCACGCATGAGCTGCCATTTGGTAACCCCCAAACGATGAGTGGTCTCAGAAAGCGCATGTGGGCAGAACCATTTCCCCCGCGTGCAATTCGTACAGAAATTCCGCGTTGGTTACAAGAAGTCATTTTGAGATGTTTAGAGCCAAGGGCGGCGGATCGCTACCAAAGCGCAACCCAATTGCGTCAAGTGCTGCGCGATCCCGATAGCGTGAAAATTACAGGGCGCGGCGAGCGCGTAGAGCCCCCCAGCTTTTGGGAAACATTCAAGCGCTGGTTTAGAGCGGCAGGATATGAACCATCACCTAGCCCGCGCCCCAGCATGGGCAATCAAGATGCGCCTCTCATGATTGCGGCTATTGATACGCGCCAATCAGATGAGGCCCTGCGAGACCGCATGCAAAAGACTGCAACGAATTTATTGCAAGCGTATCCTGAAAGTCGTTTGGTATGTATCAGCACGATTGCAAGCACTCCAACCTATGAAGGCAAGCTTGAAAGTGAAACCGCCAGTGGGATTGTGCGCGGACATTTAGTGCAATTGATGGAGTGGGCTAAACCCCTTAAGCTGCCTCCAGAAAGAATCTCTTATCACGTACTAGAGGCAATGGATCCTGCAGCACGCATTGTGGAGTTTGCAAAAGACAATGATGCATCACTAATTCTGATTGGTGCATCGCATAAGCTGCCCAACAAAGTAACGCCTTGGAGAACCTCAATGACAAAAATTGTTGAGGAAGCTCCCTGCAGCGTTCATATTGTCAGGACTTAAAAGACTACTCTGGAAAACGTGGCAAACGCTCGCCCCCAATGGGCGCTGGACGTCTCGCCATATTCATTTCCATAGCTAAAAAAGTGTAGTACCCAGCAATTCCGGCCAGATCAATGGCACCTTTTTTCCCAAAGCGTTTTTCCGTTTTAGCAAAGGTCACATCTGATACCTGCTTGTATCTTTGTAACTCGATTGTGAAGTCATACACAATGGTTTGCTCTTCGCTCATGCCCTCGGGACGTCTACCCTCTTTTAAGGCCTGAGCAATCTCCGGCTTAAGGCCCGCCTTTAAAGCAATTGGATAGTGAACAGACCACTCATAATCTTGACTCCACTCACGCGCTGTAATCAATATTGCAAATTCACTCAGAGCACTATCAAACGCAGAGTTATAGCGCAGATAGTCGCCCATCGCGCGCGCATTATTCATCAGCTCTGGACTGTATATCAGCATTGCAAAAGGCCCCCAAGGAGCCTTTTTGCGAGCCGCTTCAAATTCTTGTGCGGCCTTTTTTTGTTCTGCCGTATATTGATCGACTGGAATCTCTGGAAGGCGAGTTTGTGCAAATACTGCGCCGCTCAATGCCAATACCGAAAACAGTATTGGCCAAATGAATTTGAGATTCAAGTCGCCTCCAGAAAAAAGAATTACTTCATCTTGTCCTGCTGCTGATCCAGAATCAATTCTGGCTCCTGAGCGTCAATCCAACTGTCTCGATTCAGCACGGTAGTCAGTTGTTTTTGATCCAACTCACCTGTCCACTTTGCAACGACTATTGTTGCAACTCCATTACCAACTAAGTTAGTTAAAGCGCGCGCTTCAGACATAAAGCGGTCGATTCCTAAAATAATTGCTAAACCAGCAACAGGCACATCACCTACCGCAGAGAGGGTGGCAGCCAAAACAATAAATCCGCTACCCGTAACGCCTGCAGCGCCCTTGGAAGTAAGGAGCAACACTAGCAATAAGGTCACTTCCTGCATGAGAGTCATCGGTGTATTTGTAGCCTGCGCAATAAATACCGCAGCCATCGTGAGATAAATAGAAGTGCCGTCGAGATTGAAGGAATAGCCCGTAGGAATCACTAAACCTACGCAAGTTTTCTTGGCTCCTAAGAGCTCCATTTTCTCCATCATGCGCGGTAAAACAGACTCAGATGAAGAAGTGCCTAAAACAATTAAAAGCTCTTCTTTAATGTAGCGCACGAATTTGAAAATATTAAAGCCATTAAATTTCGCGATGAGTCCTAAAACAATAAAAACAAACAGTAGGCAAGTTAAATAAAACGTGCCCATCAACTTTCCTAGAGAGAACAGGGAGCTGATGCCATATTTACCAATCGTGAAAGACATTGCACCAAATGCGCCGATTGGCGCAAATTTCATGATGATGCCAATCATGTCAAATAGAACGTGGGATGTTTTTTCAATGAGATCAAACACCATTGTTCCGCGACCGCCAAACTTATGCAGGGCAAATCCGAAGAGAATTGCAATGAAGAGAACTTGCAAAATTTCACCCTTAGCAAATGCGTCTACAGCGCTGCTAGGAATGATGTTCATTAAAAATTCTGTAGTGGTACCCATCTTGCCTGGGCCCGTATAAGCAGCAATTCCTTTGGTATCTAAACTAGCAGGATCGATATTCATTCCCGCGCCAGGTTGCAATACGTTAACAACAACCAGACCAACAATTAACGCAATAGAGCTAACAATCTCAAAATACAAAAGGGCGAGGCCGCCAGTTTTGCCGACCTTTTTCATATCTTCCATGCCAGCAATGCCAAGAACCACCGTACAGAAAATAATCGGGGCGATGAGCATCTTGATGCCTTTAATGAAAGCATCCCCAAATGGCTTCATATCCGTACCAATACTTGGGTAGAAGTGGCCCAACAAAACTCCAATCACTACAGCTGTAAGTACCTGAAAATAAAGGACTTTATAAATTGGCGGTTTTTTTATAGTGACTGTCATTGCTTCTTCCTTTATTTAATAATGAGCAAATACTGGCGGAATGGATTAGCTAGATATTAACCCGTCCCAGAGTGGTGGTCGATACTCGATAATGCAGGGATGGAAGAAAAAGTACGCGTCTCTAAATTGCTATCCGAGCTGGGCCTATGTTCAAGGCGGGAGGCTGACTCCTATATTGAGCAGGGATTGGTGACTGTAGATGGCGAGGTAGTTAATGAACTAGGGGTTCGCGCCTTTCGCCACCAAAAAATTGAACTTCAGTCTGGTGCAAAAGCTCAGCAGGCGTCTCGCATCACTGTCATCTTAAATAAACCTGTTGGGTATATCTCTCACTTTGATGACGAACAAGAATATCAACCGGCTGCTTCTTTGATTACTCCAGAAAACTATTTCGGGCATCCACTGGATAAAGGCAGAAACCCACGCTTCAACACTAAAGGTCTTGCTCCTGCAGGTCGCTTAGATATTGACTCTACTGGCCTGCTGGTCTTAACCCAAGATGGCCGTATTGCTAAATTATTGATTGGCGAAAACAGCCCGATTGAAAAAGAATATTTAGTTCGCGTTGAGGGTGCGCTCTCTTTTGAAGATTTAGATCGCCTAAGACATGGTCTTGAACTCGATGGCGTTGAACTAAAGCCGGCGCAAGTAAGTTGGCAAAATGAGGATCAGCTGCGCTTTGTATTGCGGGAAGGTCGCAAACGGCAAATCCGCCGCATGTGTGAAATGGTTGGCCTTAAAGTGCTTGGCTTAAAACGCGTCAGAATGGGTCGCATCTCCCTCGGACCTCTGCCACCAGGTCAGTGGCGATTTGTAAGGCCTGAGGAGCAATTTTGAATCAATGCACCCGCTTATAATTGCTCCGAATCCAGAATAACTAGCGCAGAATTACCATCGATACCACTACCCCAAGCACTCCAGCCGCAGAAGTACTCAGACGTCGCAGCTTTGCCATCATCTCTCACCCAGATGCGGGTAAAACTACGCTGACTGAAAAGCTCTTGCTTTACGCAGGGGCAATTCAAATTGCGGGAAGTGTTAAAGCTCGAAAGGCTAGCAGACACGCAACCTCTGATTGGATGGAGATTGAAAAACAGAGGGGCATCTCTGTAGCGAGTTCTGTAATGCAGATGGAATATCGCGACTGCATCATTAATCTTCTAGACACACCTGGCCACCAAGACTTTTCTGAAGACACCTATCGCGTCTTAACTGCGGTTGATTCCGCCTTAATGGTCATCGATGCTGCGAATGGCGTTGAGTCACAAACTTTGCGCTTATTAGAAGTATGTCGTGCACGCAATACACCTATCGTCACCTTTATTAACAAGATGGACCGCGAAGTGAAGCCGCCCATGGAGTTAATGGATGAAATCGAAACTGCGTTAGGCATTGAAGTGGTTCCGTTTACTTGGCCAGTGGGCATGGGTAAATCATTTGCTGGAGTCATTGATATTGCGAACTCCCGCATGCGCATGTTCAAGGCCGGTGAAGATCGAGTCACTGAAGACTCCCATGCGGTTGTAGATATTAATGATCCAGCGCTTAAAGCGCGCTTAGGCACTGATCTAGAAAACGCCCTAGCTGAGGTAGAGCTCATTAAGGAGGCTATGCCGGCCTTTGATCGCGAAGCCTTTTTAGCTGGACGTCAATCGCCCGTATTTTTTGGTTCTGCCATTAACAACTTTGGTGTACGCGAGATTCTGAATACGCTTGTGGAATTAGCGCCATCGCCTGGCTCACGCAAAGCACTTCAACGCGAAGTGAGTCCTGCCGAAAATAAATTCTCAGCAGTCGTTTTTAAAATCCAAGCAAATATGGATCCCGCGCATCGCGACAGGGTTGCTTTTCTGCGGATTTGCTCTGGCCACTTTGTGCGTGGTATGAAACTAAAGATCTGTCGCAACAGCAAAGAGGTGCGTACTAATAATGCACTCTCCTTCTTATCGCAACGCCGCGATATTTTGGATGAAGCATTTCCAGGCGACATCATCGGCCTACCAAATCATGGCTTGCTCCGCCTAGGCGACACGCTTACCGAAGGTGAGCAGCTGCAATTTACTGGCCTACCATTTTTCGCTCCTGAAATTTTCCGTATGGTTGAGTCTGCTGATCCATTGCGATCTAAGCAATTGAGAACCGGCCTCATGCAACTTGGTGAAGAAGGCGCAATTCAAGTATTTAGACCTATGACTGGCGGCACTATGCTACTAGGCGCCTTCGGTCAGCTGCAGTTTGAGGTAGTAAGCCATCGTCTACAAACTGAATATGGCGCTGAAGTGCGCTTGCTTCCAGCACGGTATAGCCTGGCACGTTGGGTTAGCTCTGAAGATCCTGTTGCCTTAAAAAAGTTTATACAAGAAAACATTCATCGCATGGCTGAAGACGTTGTTGGTGCTTCGGTGTTTCTTGCATCCCATAAGTCAGAGCTTGATGTTGCTCAACAGCGCTGGGAATCCATTCAGTTCCATGCTCTGAGAGAGCATGCTGGCCTCATCTACCAATCAGACTTGGCTGGCTAAGCAAAGCTCTTATTGACGAGCTGTATTGCAATTAAAGACGGCGACTAATGACGAGTCATTATTTTTAAAAGAGGCTGTCTTGCCATATTGCGCACAATACGCATTTGCTTTTTGGGTAAGCTGATCAAGCGACTCTCCGCTACTGTTTAAAAAAGTCACATGATTTGCATCTGAAGCATCGGTATACACGGCCGCACATCCCACCAAGGCAAAGACGCCTGTCATGATTAAAAATCTCATTTTTTAACCTTTAATTTTTTTAGTATTTCTGTGGTTACTCTGCTTGCAAAGGGCCTGTAGATCAAGATGCAAATGATAGCTACTGGATAAGCTACGGACCAAACCTCAAACCACACTGAAAAGAAATTATCCGCAGCACCAACGCGAACAAAGGTGGTTGCTAAAGTAATGCTTGATGACATTAACAAGCCCATCACCAAGGAAAAAATAATGCCTGGAAGATTAATCATTCTGCAATCATAGCGCCTACTGTTTTAAGCTGTTATTCTGAATAGTGATCACTATCTCGCGCCCTAATTAGGGGAATCTCTTGAGCCTCACTCCTAGATTCATCACTCCTTTACTCTAGGAATATTCATGGCTGTAGGCCAAAACCAAAAGAACAGAAAAAACGATTCCATGCTCACAAAAACAGGCAAAACACGCCTAGGGCCCCTAAACTCAGCTCAGCTCACCAGCCTGATGGAAAAAAGCACCAAACCAAAAGAAAAGGGCAAAATTTTACGAGCGCTTAGTAAGCTCCAACTTGTTGCAGCATAAACATCAAGCCCCGATTTATCGGGGCTTTTTGCTATAGTCATTTATCTAACTCAAGAGTAAGCCTGAATGATTCAATTTCGCGACGATGCCAATATCACTGCTGAACAAGCAATTGATCTTTATATTCGATCAACTCTTGGAGAGCGCCGCCCCATTCACAATAAAGAAACATTTGAGGCGATGCTCAAAAACGCTAATCTGACTATTACTGCCTGGGATGAAAATACATTGGTTGGGATTGCGCGAACACTGACAGATTTTGCTTATGTTGCCTACCTGGCGGATTTGGCTGTTGATCAACAATATCAACACTCTGGGATTGGCAAACAACTCATTGCTAACACCCAATCTCGCCTTGGGCCAGAATGTATGATTGTGCTTCTAGCTGCCCCCAAAGCAAATGAGTACTATGAGCACATAGGGTTTGAACATAACCCGCGGGCTTGGACGCTCAAGAAATAATTAAAAGCGTATTGCAGCTTTATCATTGCAGCATGACAAAGACTCGATTTTGCTTAGTACGCCACGGTGAGACCGATTGGAATGCTCAGCATCGTCTTCAGGGCCACACAGACATCGATCTCAATCAACGCGGACTTGCACAAGCAGCGCAAATGGCAGCTGCACTCAAGACAATTCAACTTCAGTTTGATGTTTTATACACAAGCGATCTAACGCGTGCCTATAAAACAGCCCAGGCAATAGAAAAAGTCTTTGGAGTTTCTGCAGCAATCGATCCAGATCTAAGAGAGCGGCATCTGGGAGCGCTACAAGGGCTCAGTACTCTAGAGGCGCCGCAGCTTGAACCAGATCTATGGGCTACACACTTAAGCAGAGATCTAGATCACAACTTAGGTGGCGGAGAAAGTATTAAGCAGTTTGCTCAACGCATTCATGGTGGGCTAGAAAAGATACGCCAACGGCATCTTGGTAAAACTATCTTGCTGGTAAGTCATGGTGGCGCACTAGATATGATGTATCGATTGGCTAGCAAACAAGCATTACAAGCCCCCAAGGCTGTCGCCGTTCCGAATGCGTCTCTGAATTGGATCAGTCACGACAGCAACTCTTGGACAGTCGATCGTTGGGGAGATACCAGTCATTTAGAGGGTCTAACACTCGATAACCTCGACTTATAGGGGCAATTATCGGGCCGCCCAAATAGTCTATGATGTTGCCATGAGGTCAATCCTATTACTGCTGCTGCTTGCTTTAGCAACGCCATCCTTTGCAATGGATGACGTGCCAGATGGACTCCCAGACCATGTAGTTGGTGACATTGGCGCCGCTGTCTACACCTCAAATATGTCTATCGGTGCAACTGGCACTCAAAGCTTTGTGATGCCCTATGCATTTTTTGACTACGAACGGTTTTTTGCGCGTATTGATACTTTTGGCATCAAGACTGCCAAGATTGGTTATGGCTATTTGGAGCTAGCAGGCCAAGTGAACCTAGATAACTACAACCGTAAATCTACGATTAATGGCGCCACTTATTCCAAACAAGATCCGATTCCGCTTGGCATCGGAACCTTTCAGGAAACACCCATCGGTGGTTTTTTTATTCATGCCTATCAAGACGTAGCTCGCTCTAATGGACAGCTCTATCAGCTTTCTTATTTTGCTGAGATAGAAACGGTTAAGCAAATCAAGCTCTATCCAGAAATCGCTGTTGAGCGTTATAGCGGCACCTACGCTAACTATTATTATGGAGTCAGCGCAGCCGCATCCAAAAATTTAGGCTATCCGCAATACACTGTGGGAGCAACAAACAACTACACTGCGGGCCTCATGGTGGAAGTGCCAATTGTAGATAACTGGTACTTTAATGTTTTTGGTCGACGCAAATACTTAGGTGGCAATATCAGCAACAGCCCCATCATGGTTCGCTCTTTCCAAGACAGCGTTCTAGGATCTGTGGTTTACCGCTTTAAGTAGCTCCACTTAACTACCAAGGTAGGGATGGCAACAGTGGCTTTAGACCAGCCTTCTGAATGGTTGGAGCAGCCTTAGGCGAAGCCAAATAAGCGATCAAATCTCTCGAGGCATCAAGACTGCTCACATTGCTGGTGATGCCTGCTGAAAACAAAACAGTTTGTTGCACCTCCGCAGGAATTTCGCCGATGAAATCAATACCAGGAATTGGTATGAGTTCGCTGACCTGCTGAAAACCTAACTCAGCATCACCTCTTGCAACGACAGTACCAACGCGCTCGCTGTAAATCTTTTTAGCAGTCTTGCTCATCTGCTCTGCAATACCTAGTTTTGGAAATACTTCTGTAGATAGATAAGTACCGCTTGCACTAGCTGAGTAGGCAATAGAACTTGCATTTAATAAAGCTTGCTTCAGCGCCGGTACCGTGCTGATATCGGGCTTTGGAGCACCAGACTTGACTGCCGCACCGATCACCGAAGCCACTAAATCTACCTTGCTTCCAGGCTGTACTGCTCCGTTCTTAATAAAACCATCCAAAGCAGGTCCTGCAAGAATTAAGATGTCAAACTTTTCCCCCTTAGCAAGCCTGGATGGAATTGAATCAGGAGCGCCACCCATAGAGGATCCATAAGAAATAATTACTTTGTTAGTGGATTGTTTTTCATATTCAGGGACAAGCGATTTGAGCGCTTCAGCAAATGCACCCGATGTAATCACTTGGATTTCTGCTGCAGATACGGGGCTTACAAAAACTAATGCTGCGAGAGCAGCAAGCACAACACTTCTTAAGAATTGAGGCATTTTCATTTTTGCTCCTAAAAAATCAAATTACTTGCAACACCTTGCTTAGCGAATCGCCTTCATACGTTGGTAATTCGCCAATCTCTTCGTATGGATGTCCAAGACGGTTCACCCAAAACACATCGAACCCATACCACCTTGCGGCTAGCGCATCCCACGCATTACTAGAGACAAATAAAACCTCTGTCTTTTTGACCGGAAATGCTTTTAGCAATAACTCATATGCCTGTGGCGCCGTTTTAAACAGGCGCACATCCTCAATGGTGACTACCTGATCAAGGTATGACTTGAGTCCATTGCTCTCAACTACAGTAGAAAGCATTTCTCTACTGCCGTTTGACAAAATAGCAGTGGCAATCCCTTGAGATTGAATTTGCTTAAGCACCTCAAGGCTATCTTGAAAGCTGGTGAGCTTAGCGTATTGATCCATCAATCGCTTTTCATTTTCAGAGCTTAGCTCGA includes:
- a CDS encoding GNAT family N-acetyltransferase; translation: MIQFRDDANITAEQAIDLYIRSTLGERRPIHNKETFEAMLKNANLTITAWDENTLVGIARTLTDFAYVAYLADLAVDQQYQHSGIGKQLIANTQSRLGPECMIVLLAAPKANEYYEHIGFEHNPRAWTLKK
- a CDS encoding histidine phosphatase family protein — translated: MTKTRFCLVRHGETDWNAQHRLQGHTDIDLNQRGLAQAAQMAAALKTIQLQFDVLYTSDLTRAYKTAQAIEKVFGVSAAIDPDLRERHLGALQGLSTLEAPQLEPDLWATHLSRDLDHNLGGGESIKQFAQRIHGGLEKIRQRHLGKTILLVSHGGALDMMYRLASKQALQAPKAVAVPNASLNWISHDSNSWTVDRWGDTSHLEGLTLDNLDL
- a CDS encoding MipA/OmpV family protein encodes the protein MRSILLLLLLALATPSFAMDDVPDGLPDHVVGDIGAAVYTSNMSIGATGTQSFVMPYAFFDYERFFARIDTFGIKTAKIGYGYLELAGQVNLDNYNRKSTINGATYSKQDPIPLGIGTFQETPIGGFFIHAYQDVARSNGQLYQLSYFAEIETVKQIKLYPEIAVERYSGTYANYYYGVSAAASKNLGYPQYTVGATNNYTAGLMVEVPIVDNWYFNVFGRRKYLGGNISNSPIMVRSFQDSVLGSVVYRFK
- a CDS encoding substrate-binding domain-containing protein, producing MPQFLRSVVLAALAALVFVSPVSAAEIQVITSGAFAEALKSLVPEYEKQSTNKVIISYGSSMGGAPDSIPSRLAKGEKFDILILAGPALDGFIKNGAVQPGSKVDLVASVIGAAVKSGAPKPDISTVPALKQALLNASSIAYSASASGTYLSTEVFPKLGIAEQMSKTAKKIYSERVGTVVARGDAELGFQQVSELIPIPGIDFIGEIPAEVQQTVLFSAGITSNVSSLDASRDLIAYLASPKAAPTIQKAGLKPLLPSLPW
- a CDS encoding haloacid dehalogenase type II, whose amino-acid sequence is MYKLIAFDAYGTLFDVYSMGELAEEIFPSHGHALALMWRDRQIEYTRLVTMSDPSPGGSKYYLPFWDLTIRSLRYVCKRMGLELSSENEKRLMDQYAKLTSFQDSLEVLKQIQSQGIATAILSNGSREMLSTVVESNGLKSYLDQVVTIEDVRLFKTAPQAYELLLKAFPVKKTEVLFVSSNAWDALAARWYGFDVFWVNRLGHPYEEIGELPTYEGDSLSKVLQVI